The Holophagales bacterium genome has a segment encoding these proteins:
- a CDS encoding amidohydrolase, which yields MVTLLAILLLGSNQARGAEPPGLVGLDALYPSLDALYLDLHRNPELSLREKRTAAEMAARLRVAGFEVTEHVGGTGVVGVLANGPGPTVLVRTDLDALPMKEQTGLPYASTVSTTNDAGETVPVMHACGHDVHMTSWVGAATLLARAKARWSGTLVFVGQPAEEVLQGAERMIRDGLFTRFPKPDFVVGLHVSNLIPSGSVGVPSGPASAASNAVDITFYGRGGHGASPQRTIDPVLIAARAVVTLQSIVSREVNPFDPAVVTVGTIHAGTKRNIIPDEAKLELTVRSYKPEVQKQLLAAIERIAKAEAAAAGAPRPPEIVIDPREASEVVVNDPALAARLSSALRRGLGDANVVPHEPASSSEDFGVYGRVAGVPSVQLRVGAIAPGELAAAAKEGRFVPGPHNSRFAPDREPTIRTGISALTLSVLELLGKGVRS from the coding sequence CTGGTCACACTGCTCGCGATCCTCCTGCTCGGCTCGAATCAAGCGCGAGGGGCCGAGCCGCCCGGCCTCGTCGGGCTCGACGCGCTCTACCCTTCGCTCGACGCCCTCTACCTCGACCTCCACCGGAACCCGGAGCTCTCCCTGCGCGAGAAGCGCACCGCCGCCGAGATGGCGGCGCGGCTGCGCGTGGCCGGGTTCGAGGTCACCGAGCACGTCGGAGGGACCGGCGTCGTCGGCGTCCTCGCGAACGGCCCCGGTCCGACCGTCCTCGTGAGGACCGACCTGGATGCCCTGCCGATGAAAGAGCAGACGGGGCTCCCCTACGCGAGCACCGTCTCGACGACGAACGACGCGGGCGAGACCGTCCCCGTGATGCACGCCTGCGGCCACGACGTCCACATGACGTCCTGGGTCGGCGCGGCCACGCTCCTCGCACGCGCGAAGGCGCGGTGGAGCGGCACTCTCGTCTTCGTGGGGCAGCCCGCGGAGGAGGTGCTCCAGGGCGCCGAGCGGATGATCCGGGACGGGCTCTTCACGCGGTTCCCGAAGCCGGATTTCGTCGTGGGCCTCCACGTCAGCAACCTCATCCCCTCCGGCAGTGTCGGTGTTCCGTCAGGGCCGGCCTCTGCCGCCTCGAACGCCGTCGACATCACCTTCTACGGGCGCGGCGGCCACGGGGCCTCCCCGCAGAGGACGATCGACCCCGTCCTGATCGCGGCCCGCGCCGTGGTGACGCTCCAGAGCATCGTGTCGCGCGAGGTCAACCCGTTCGACCCGGCTGTCGTCACGGTCGGCACGATCCACGCGGGGACCAAGCGGAACATCATCCCCGACGAGGCGAAGCTCGAGCTGACCGTCCGCTCCTACAAGCCCGAGGTGCAGAAGCAGCTCCTCGCGGCGATCGAGCGGATCGCAAAGGCCGAGGCGGCGGCGGCCGGCGCGCCGCGACCGCCGGAAATCGTGATCGATCCTCGGGAGGCGTCCGAGGTCGTCGTCAACGACCCCGCCCTCGCGGCTCGCCTCTCGTCGGCGCTTCGTCGCGGACTCGGCGACGCGAACGTCGTCCCGCACGAGCCCGCGAGCTCTTCCGAGGACTTCGGCGTCTACGGCCGGGTCGCCGGCGTCCCCTCCGTCCAGCTCCGCGTCGGTGCGATCGCACCGGGCGAGCTCGCCGCTGCGGCGAAAGAGGGCCGCTTCGTCCCCGGGCCCCACAACTCACGGTTCGCGCCCGACCGCGAGCCGACGATCCGCACCGGAATCTCGGCCCTCACGCTCTCCGTGCTCGAGCTCCTCGGGAAAGGGGTCAGGTCTTGA
- a CDS encoding wax ester/triacylglycerol synthase family O-acyltransferase, whose amino-acid sequence MGDNVADGTPLTPVDTAWLHMEDPTNLMMVTGIYVFDEPLDFARLKDTVKVRMVERFPRLRHRVKQSGASARWVKDPTFALDAHIHRIALPGPCDDRALRDTVSDLMSTPLDFSKPLWQIHLIENYCGGAVVLLRFHHCIGDGIALVHVLLSSTDTVADAPWPKSAPKALHEKSVGSRITSLFEGVQRLVVSTRQAADAIATQTVESLLHPSHVLEVAQTAMEGAGILAKMLVRPADPPTVLKGPLGVAKRAAWSRRIAVDDVKAISRRIGGTVNDVLLTAVTGALRRYLLFRGDKPDGKDVNAMVPVNLRPPSQADELGNRFGLIYLALPIGERDPAERLQLVKRRMDAIKKTPEPFVAFQILNALGLAPAEVASFVVDMFGSKSTAVMTNVVGPKQPVYFAGVRMSDMMFWVPQSGRMGLGVSIFSYDGHVVVGVATDAGLVPDPERIATFFEDELDSLRSGPFSILDELRPAVPERRKTPWRKTPPATSSATPSPRSRTAAEKRPAARRKASKR is encoded by the coding sequence ATGGGCGACAACGTGGCGGACGGCACCCCCCTGACTCCCGTCGATACCGCATGGCTCCACATGGAAGACCCCACGAACCTGATGATGGTGACGGGGATCTACGTCTTCGACGAGCCGCTCGACTTCGCCCGGCTGAAGGACACCGTGAAGGTGAGGATGGTCGAACGCTTCCCGCGGCTTCGCCACAGGGTGAAGCAGTCGGGGGCCTCGGCGCGCTGGGTGAAGGACCCGACCTTCGCCCTCGACGCCCACATCCACCGGATCGCGCTTCCCGGGCCGTGCGACGACCGGGCTCTCCGCGACACCGTGAGCGACCTGATGTCGACGCCGCTCGACTTCAGCAAGCCCCTCTGGCAGATCCACCTCATCGAGAACTACTGCGGCGGCGCGGTCGTCCTCCTGCGGTTTCACCACTGCATCGGGGACGGCATCGCCCTCGTCCACGTCCTCCTGTCCTCCACCGACACGGTGGCGGACGCCCCGTGGCCGAAGTCGGCGCCGAAGGCCCTTCACGAGAAGAGCGTCGGGAGCCGGATCACGTCGCTCTTCGAAGGGGTCCAGCGCCTGGTCGTGAGCACGCGACAGGCGGCCGACGCGATCGCGACGCAGACGGTCGAATCGCTCCTCCACCCCTCGCACGTCCTGGAGGTCGCCCAGACGGCGATGGAAGGGGCCGGAATCCTCGCGAAGATGCTCGTCCGCCCCGCTGACCCGCCGACGGTCCTCAAGGGCCCTCTCGGCGTCGCCAAACGGGCCGCCTGGTCGCGCAGGATCGCCGTGGACGACGTCAAGGCGATCTCGCGGCGCATCGGCGGCACCGTCAACGACGTCCTTCTCACGGCCGTCACCGGCGCCCTCCGCCGCTACCTCCTCTTTCGCGGCGACAAGCCCGACGGCAAGGACGTCAACGCCATGGTGCCGGTCAACCTCAGGCCGCCGTCGCAAGCCGACGAGCTCGGGAACCGCTTCGGGCTCATCTACCTCGCCCTCCCCATCGGCGAGCGCGACCCGGCCGAACGGCTCCAGCTCGTGAAGCGGAGGATGGACGCCATCAAGAAGACGCCGGAGCCGTTCGTGGCGTTCCAGATCCTGAACGCCCTCGGCCTGGCGCCCGCCGAGGTGGCCTCCTTCGTCGTCGACATGTTCGGCAGCAAGTCGACGGCCGTCATGACGAACGTCGTGGGCCCGAAGCAGCCGGTCTATTTCGCCGGCGTCCGCATGTCCGACATGATGTTCTGGGTTCCGCAGTCGGGCCGCATGGGCCTCGGCGTCTCCATCTTCAGCTACGACGGCCACGTCGTCGTCGGCGTCGCCACCGACGCAGGCCTCGTCCCCGACCCCGAGCGGATCGCCACGTTCTTCGAGGACGAGCTGGACTCCCTGCGCTCCGGCCCGTTCTCGATCCTGGACGAGCTCCGGCCGGCCGTGCCCGAGAGAAGGAAGACGCCATGGAGAAAGACCCCGCCCGCGACCTCCTCCGCCACACCGTCGCCACGCTCGCGTACCGCGGCGGAAAAGCGGCCCGCGGCGCGCCGGAAGGCTTCGAAGCGCTGA
- a CDS encoding ferritin family protein → MSQTVDFTRLDLKDALDLAILIEDEARERYGEFADQMEVHHTADAAKFYRLMAQYEAKHGEEIAVRRKELFGDAPSRMSRSMLWGVEAPDYDQARAFMSPRRALEVALESEIKAHAYFTAAIPSITDPEVKALFVELQGDEVHHKELVQAELDKLPPDPAVDVEDLVDEPVGQ, encoded by the coding sequence ATGAGCCAGACAGTCGACTTCACCCGCCTCGACCTGAAAGACGCCCTCGACCTCGCCATCCTGATCGAGGACGAGGCCCGGGAGCGCTACGGAGAGTTCGCGGACCAGATGGAGGTCCACCACACCGCCGACGCCGCGAAGTTCTACCGGCTGATGGCCCAGTACGAGGCCAAGCACGGCGAGGAGATCGCCGTCCGGCGCAAGGAGCTCTTCGGCGACGCCCCTTCCCGGATGAGCCGCTCGATGCTCTGGGGCGTCGAGGCCCCCGACTACGACCAGGCGCGGGCGTTCATGTCGCCCCGCCGGGCCCTCGAGGTCGCCCTCGAGTCCGAGATCAAGGCCCACGCCTACTTCACCGCGGCGATCCCGTCGATCACCGACCCCGAGGTCAAGGCCCTCTTCGTCGAGCTGCAGGGAGACGAGGTCCACCACAAGGAGCTCGTCCAGGCCGAGCTCGACAAGCTCCCGCCCGACCCGGCGGTCGACGTCGAAGACCTCGTCGACGAGCCCGTCGGGCAGTAG